The following coding sequences lie in one Fusobacterium sp. FSA-380-WT-3A genomic window:
- the metK gene encoding methionine adenosyltransferase: MEDLIYFTSECVSPGHPDKVADQISDAVLDACLKDDPNSRVACEVFCTTGQVIVGGEITTKTYIDIQDIVRKKIHEIGYRPGMGFDDNCGVFSSIHSQSPDIAMGVDVGGAGDQGIMFGGAVKETPELMPLALVLSREILKLLVELRNEGVLTWARPDAKSQVTLAYDREGNIKFVDTIVVSVQHNQFVTQEQIHHDVRELVIKPVLEKYNLKFEDVKKIFINPTGKFEIGGPHGDTGLTGRKIIVDTYGGYFRHGGGAFSGKDPSKVDRSAAYAARWVAKNIVASGLADKCEVQLSYAIGVVEPTSVKVDTFGTGKVDEIELAKGVSKIFDLTPRGIERDLKLRSCEFRYQDLAAFGHIGRTDIELPWEQLNKVEELKNYFNK, translated from the coding sequence ATGGAAGATTTAATTTACTTTACATCTGAATGTGTATCACCAGGACATCCAGATAAAGTAGCAGACCAAATATCAGATGCTGTTTTAGACGCTTGTTTAAAAGATGACCCAAATTCTAGGGTAGCTTGTGAAGTATTTTGTACAACAGGTCAAGTTATTGTTGGTGGAGAGATAACAACAAAAACTTACATAGATATTCAAGATATAGTTAGAAAAAAAATTCATGAAATAGGGTATAGACCAGGAATGGGATTTGATGATAACTGTGGAGTATTTAGTTCAATACATTCTCAATCTCCAGATATAGCTATGGGAGTAGATGTAGGAGGAGCTGGAGACCAAGGAATAATGTTTGGAGGAGCTGTAAAAGAAACTCCAGAATTAATGCCTTTAGCATTAGTTTTATCAAGAGAAATTTTAAAATTATTAGTTGAATTAAGAAATGAAGGAGTACTTACTTGGGCAAGACCAGATGCAAAATCTCAAGTAACATTAGCTTATGATAGAGAAGGAAATATAAAATTTGTTGATACAATAGTAGTTTCAGTTCAACATAATCAATTTGTAACACAAGAACAAATTCATCATGATGTAAGAGAATTAGTAATAAAACCTGTATTGGAAAAATATAATTTAAAATTTGAAGATGTTAAAAAAATATTTATAAATCCTACAGGAAAATTTGAAATTGGAGGACCTCATGGAGATACAGGGCTTACAGGAAGAAAAATAATAGTTGATACTTATGGTGGATACTTTAGACATGGTGGAGGAGCTTTTTCTGGAAAGGACCCTTCAAAAGTAGATAGGTCAGCAGCTTATGCAGCTAGATGGGTAGCTAAAAATATAGTAGCTTCAGGATTAGCTGATAAATGTGAGGTACAATTATCTTATGCAATAGGAGTAGTAGAACCTACATCAGTAAAAGTTGATACTTTTGGAACAGGAAAAGTAGATGAAATAGAATTGGCAAAAGGGGTTTCAAAAATATTTGACTTAACACCAAGAGGAATTGAAAGAGACTTAAAACTTAGAAGTTGTGAATTTAGATATCAAGATTTAGCAGCATTTGGGCATATAGGAAGAACAGATATAGAACTTCCTTGGGAACAATTAAATAAAGTTGAAGAATTAAAAAATTATTTTAATAAGTAA
- a CDS encoding HU family DNA-binding protein — protein MKKVEFAELFMKKANLPSKEEAKRQVEVFVEVLKEALAKEEVLVFRGLGTFERKTTKRAEGINPRTGEPIKITPKNYIKFKVGKDLSDRLNVKKEEPKKKRTCKKKAK, from the coding sequence ATGAAAAAAGTAGAATTTGCAGAATTGTTTATGAAAAAGGCTAATTTGCCTAGTAAAGAAGAAGCAAAAAGACAAGTAGAAGTTTTTGTAGAAGTATTAAAAGAAGCACTTGCAAAAGAAGAAGTTTTAGTTTTTAGAGGGCTAGGAACTTTCGAAAGAAAAACTACAAAAAGAGCTGAAGGAATTAACCCTAGAACAGGGGAGCCTATTAAAATAACTCCTAAAAACTATATAAAATTTAAAGTTGGTAAAGACTTATCTGATAGATTAAATGTAAAAAAAGAAGAACCTAAGAAAAAAAGAACTTGTAAAAAGAAAGCTAAATAA
- a CDS encoding tRNA1(Val) (adenine(37)-N6)-methyltransferase yields the protein MEEIVNITTFDDDIKIYQLIDGFRFSVDPIILVDFFEGNPEKKVLDIGSGSGIIPILLAKRKNMKNITGIEIQKESLDIFKRNVSENKLEKNIEIVYGDVKEYSKSNYYDYIISNPPYMSLDGKKISENENKKISRHEIKLNLGELIKNSKRLLKPRGELFLVHRSFRLSEIIKELEKNNFSPKKIKFVYFDRNKNSNLILIQASKGRKNKLEVVPPLFLEEEGY from the coding sequence ATGGAAGAAATTGTAAATATAACAACTTTTGACGATGATATAAAAATATATCAATTAATAGATGGATTTAGGTTTTCTGTAGACCCAATAATTTTAGTAGATTTTTTTGAAGGAAATCCAGAAAAAAAAGTACTAGATATAGGAAGTGGTTCTGGAATAATTCCTATATTATTAGCTAAAAGAAAAAATATGAAAAATATTACAGGGATAGAAATTCAAAAGGAATCCTTAGATATTTTTAAGAGGAATGTTTCAGAAAATAAATTAGAAAAAAATATAGAGATTGTCTATGGAGATGTAAAGGAATATAGTAAATCAAATTATTATGATTATATTATTTCCAATCCTCCTTATATGTCTTTAGATGGGAAAAAAATTTCTGAGAATGAAAATAAAAAGATTTCTCGTCACGAAATTAAATTAAATTTAGGAGAATTAATAAAAAATAGTAAAAGACTTTTAAAACCAAGAGGGGAACTTTTTTTAGTGCATAGAAGTTTTAGATTATCAGAAATTATAAAAGAACTAGAAAAAAATAATTTTTCTCCTAAAAAAATAAAATTTGTTTACTTTGATAGAAATAAAAATTCTAATCTTATTTTAATTCAGGCATCAAAAGGGAGAAAAAATAAGTTAGAAGTAGTACCACCATTATTTTTGGAAGAGGAAGGATACTAA
- the cbiD gene encoding cobalt-precorrin-5B (C(1))-methyltransferase CbiD produces the protein MKELKSGYTTGSCVIASALAGFYCIFNDEFLKNIEISLPYDKNLIIPINRIKKRKNFVTTSVIKYSGDDPDVTNGIEIFTKIKIVKSFTEDSKGYKDENIFIRGGRGIGVITKKGLQQPIGKYAINPKPLEILIKNIRTFLEKYNINEKIEILIYIPKGREIAKKTFNEKLGIINGISILGTTGVLKPMSEEALKDSLKLELKVLHENSNKDWIIFSFGNYGKKYCEDFGLDTNNLIVISNYIGYMLDCAVEIGYKKIFLVGHIGKAIKIAGGIYNTHSKVADARMEIMLANAFEIGEKKEILYKILSSNTVEEACEYIENKEFFNLIANKVVKKSQEYIKDESIKIEALIFSFKEDVGMSKNFYKMVKEL, from the coding sequence ATGAAAGAATTAAAATCAGGATACACTACAGGAAGTTGTGTTATAGCTAGTGCATTAGCTGGATTTTATTGTATTTTTAATGATGAATTTTTAAAAAATATAGAAATTTCTCTCCCTTATGATAAAAATTTAATAATTCCTATAAATAGAATTAAAAAAAGAAAAAATTTTGTAACCACATCTGTTATTAAATACTCAGGTGATGACCCTGATGTAACTAATGGAATAGAAATTTTTACTAAAATAAAAATTGTTAAATCTTTTACAGAAGATAGTAAAGGATATAAAGATGAAAATATTTTTATAAGAGGTGGTAGAGGGATTGGAGTTATCACCAAAAAAGGATTACAACAACCTATTGGAAAATATGCTATTAATCCAAAACCATTGGAAATTTTAATAAAAAATATAAGAACCTTTTTAGAAAAATATAATATAAATGAAAAAATAGAAATTTTAATATATATTCCTAAAGGAAGAGAGATTGCCAAAAAAACTTTTAATGAGAAATTAGGAATAATAAATGGAATTTCTATTCTTGGTACAACAGGAGTTTTAAAACCAATGAGTGAAGAAGCTTTAAAAGATTCTCTAAAATTAGAATTAAAAGTTTTACATGAAAATAGTAACAAAGATTGGATAATATTTTCTTTTGGAAACTATGGAAAAAAATATTGTGAAGATTTTGGATTAGATACTAATAATCTCATTGTTATAAGTAATTATATTGGATATATGTTAGATTGTGCTGTGGAAATTGGTTATAAAAAAATATTTCTTGTGGGACATATAGGAAAAGCCATAAAAATAGCTGGAGGAATATATAATACTCACAGTAAAGTTGCTGATGCTAGAATGGAGATAATGTTGGCTAATGCTTTTGAAATCGGAGAGAAAAAAGAGATTCTTTATAAAATTCTCTCTTCTAATACAGTTGAAGAAGCTTGTGAATATATAGAAAACAAAGAATTTTTTAATTTAATCGCTAATAAGGTTGTAAAAAAATCACAAGAATATATAAAAGATGAAAGTATAAAAATTGAAGCTTTAATATTTTCTTTTAAAGAAGATGTGGGAATGAGTAAAAATTTTTATAAAATGGTGAAAGAGTTATGA
- a CDS encoding cobyrinate a,c-diamide synthase, protein MQGIIIAGTKSGIGKTTITIGLMKVLKNVSPFKAGPDYIDGKFHEYVTKNKSYNLDYFLMGEKGIKYSFLKNRKNFSIIEGVMGLYDGLGDELDNGSTAHISRILNIPIILVVDANKRSTSICAEILGYKLFDERVEIKGIILNNISSEKSYEILSKAIEKYVEIPCVGYLPKIDEISLESRHLGLIQAEEIKELDKKIEILAEKIKKTIDINKILEISNIDTPTSKNSISDKLLKNDILLNEELLKIERKILNLSEVVKYKGLKIGVAKDNAFSFYYNDNLEFLERLGIEIKYFSPINDEKIPEDVDGLYFGGGYPEIYGKELEKNKLMIESIKSFYNDGGVIYGECGGYIYLSQKLKTLNNETFKFVGLTNNKFQMKDRLNVGKFGYINVDCSLEKEKTLSFPAHEFHYSEIIEKSGENIFKISKKDGRSWECGYSEKNLFCGYPHLHFFSSQDFVYNLLNKAKEYHDKKNRFNFMNFFNFRKGKR, encoded by the coding sequence ATGCAAGGTATTATTATAGCTGGTACTAAAAGTGGAATTGGAAAAACAACAATAACTATCGGACTTATGAAAGTTTTAAAAAATGTCTCTCCTTTTAAAGCTGGTCCTGACTATATAGATGGAAAATTTCATGAATATGTAACAAAAAATAAAAGTTATAATTTAGATTACTTTTTAATGGGAGAAAAAGGTATCAAATATAGTTTTTTAAAAAATAGAAAAAATTTTTCAATAATAGAAGGAGTAATGGGACTCTATGATGGTTTAGGTGATGAGTTAGACAATGGAAGTACAGCACACATCTCAAGAATTTTAAATATTCCTATTATTCTTGTTGTTGATGCCAATAAAAGAAGTACAAGCATATGTGCAGAAATTTTAGGTTATAAACTTTTTGATGAAAGAGTAGAGATAAAAGGAATTATTTTAAATAATATCTCTTCTGAAAAATCTTATGAAATACTTTCTAAAGCCATAGAAAAATATGTTGAAATTCCTTGTGTTGGTTATCTTCCTAAAATAGATGAAATTTCTTTAGAAAGTAGACATCTAGGACTTATACAAGCTGAGGAAATTAAAGAATTAGATAAAAAAATAGAGATATTAGCTGAAAAAATTAAAAAGACTATTGATATAAATAAAATTTTAGAAATTTCCAACATAGATACTCCAACATCAAAAAATAGTATCAGTGATAAACTTTTAAAAAATGATATTTTACTAAATGAAGAATTATTAAAAATAGAACGAAAAATTTTAAACTTAAGTGAAGTAGTAAAATATAAAGGGTTAAAAATTGGAGTGGCTAAAGATAATGCTTTCTCTTTTTATTATAATGACAATCTTGAGTTTTTAGAAAGATTAGGAATTGAAATAAAATATTTTTCTCCTATAAATGATGAAAAAATTCCAGAAGATGTTGATGGATTATATTTTGGTGGAGGATATCCTGAAATTTATGGAAAAGAGTTAGAAAAGAATAAATTAATGATAGAAAGTATTAAGAGTTTTTATAATGATGGTGGAGTTATTTATGGAGAGTGTGGAGGATACATATATCTTTCTCAAAAATTAAAAACCTTAAATAATGAAACATTTAAATTTGTAGGACTGACAAATAATAAATTTCAAATGAAAGATAGATTAAATGTTGGAAAGTTTGGATATATTAATGTAGATTGTTCTTTAGAAAAAGAAAAAACTTTAAGTTTTCCAGCTCATGAATTTCATTATTCTGAAATAATAGAAAAATCTGGAGAAAATATATTTAAAATTTCTAAGAAAGATGGAAGAAGTTGGGAATGTGGGTATTCTGAAAAAAATCTTTTCTGTGGTTATCCTCATCTTCATTTCTTTTCAAGTCAAGATTTTGTATATAACCTATTAAATAAAGCAAAAGAATATCATGATAAGAAAAATAGATTTAATTTTATGAATTTTTTTAATTTTAGAAAAGGAAAGAGATAA
- the cobI gene encoding precorrin-2 C(20)-methyltransferase: MSKFYGIGVGVGDPEMITLKAINTLKKLDILILPNAGRDIESTAYNIVKEYLKTDIKFVDMEISMNPNIEKRKEERIKNSKIIEEYLEKNLNVGFITIGDPMTYSTYVYLIENINEKYQVETIPGISSFIDIASRINIPLVVGDETLKVISLSKKCTSQHIIEEIKNSDNIVVMKVSLRFEELKEALKITGNEKNIVLVCESGKEEQKIYFDLENLTKEDIPYFSTLILKKGGIEKWKKFIS; encoded by the coding sequence ATGAGTAAATTTTATGGAATAGGGGTTGGAGTAGGAGACCCTGAAATGATAACTTTAAAGGCTATTAATACTTTAAAAAAATTAGATATTTTAATTTTACCAAATGCTGGAAGAGATATTGAAAGTACAGCTTACAATATTGTTAAAGAATATCTAAAAACTGATATAAAATTTGTAGATATGGAAATTTCTATGAATCCTAATATAGAAAAAAGAAAAGAAGAGAGAATAAAAAATAGCAAAATCATTGAAGAATATTTAGAAAAAAATTTAAATGTAGGTTTTATTACTATAGGGGACCCTATGACTTATAGTACATATGTCTATCTTATAGAAAATATAAATGAAAAATATCAAGTGGAAACAATTCCTGGTATATCTTCTTTTATAGATATTGCCTCAAGAATAAATATCCCTTTGGTTGTTGGAGATGAAACTTTAAAAGTTATATCACTTTCTAAAAAATGTACTTCACAACATATAATAGAAGAAATAAAAAATAGTGATAATATAGTAGTGATGAAAGTTTCATTGAGATTTGAAGAATTAAAAGAAGCATTGAAAATTACAGGAAATGAAAAAAATATTGTACTTGTATGTGAATCAGGAAAAGAAGAACAAAAAATTTATTTTGATTTAGAAAATTTAACAAAAGAGGATATCCCTTATTTTTCAACTCTTATATTAAAAAAAGGAGGAATTGAGAAATGGAAAAAGTTTATTTCATAG
- the cobJ gene encoding precorrin-3B C(17)-methyltransferase produces MGKIYVVGIGPGNKENMTFKAYETLKNSDIIIGYKTYISLVEDLFPEKLLIKSFMKKEVERCEETLKLAEDGKTVSLISSGDPGVYGMAGLMLEVAKNSNIEIEIIPGVTSSNASASLGGAPIVHDSVNISLSNLLTDWEIIKKRIDLASQGDFVITLYNPKSKGREFLINEARDIMLKYKSKDTPVLIARNVGREEENFVITTLENMLNYEINMFSTVIIGNSNSFILKNKIITPRGYRIIHK; encoded by the coding sequence ATGGGTAAAATTTATGTGGTAGGAATAGGACCAGGAAATAAAGAAAATATGACTTTTAAAGCTTATGAAACTTTAAAAAATTCAGATATAATAATAGGATATAAAACTTATATCTCTCTTGTAGAAGATTTATTTCCAGAAAAATTACTGATAAAATCTTTTATGAAAAAAGAAGTAGAAAGATGTGAAGAGACTTTAAAGTTAGCAGAGGATGGAAAAACTGTATCTCTTATTAGCTCTGGTGACCCTGGAGTTTATGGAATGGCTGGACTTATGTTAGAAGTAGCAAAAAATAGCAATATTGAAATAGAAATAATTCCTGGAGTAACTTCCTCTAATGCCTCAGCTAGTTTAGGAGGGGCACCTATTGTACATGATAGTGTCAATATCTCTCTTAGTAATCTTTTAACAGATTGGGAAATCATTAAAAAAAGAATTGATTTGGCTTCTCAAGGAGATTTTGTAATTACTCTTTATAATCCAAAAAGTAAAGGTAGAGAATTTCTTATAAATGAAGCTAGAGATATAATGTTAAAATATAAATCTAAAGATACTCCTGTATTGATAGCTAGAAATGTTGGTAGAGAGGAAGAAAATTTTGTTATAACTACTTTAGAAAATATGTTAAACTATGAAATAAATATGTTTTCTACAGTTATTATAGGAAATTCTAATAGTTTTATTTTAAAAAATAAGATAATAACACCTCGTGGATATAGAATTATTCATAAGTAA
- the cbiG gene encoding cobalt-precorrin 5A hydrolase, giving the protein MFKDKIGIITVTKKGVELAKKIKNLYLETFNKEIEVFTLEKYSDEETKIIKLSIKDTLKDIFQKYFGFIFITATGIAVRSIAPFINSKDSDPCVLVVDENGDFVIPILSGHLGGGNNLTKEISSMLNSIPVLTTSSDISGKIAVDTIAMKINGKLESLESAKKVTSLIVAGEKIEIKVPENISNENPKGVIIISNQKNIEITQIFPKNISIGIGCKRGTPKDKIIFAIKNSLEKYNISEKSLKVLGTIDIKKDEIGIIETSKYFNIDLKIISKDEIKKVENKFKKSEFVEKTLGIGSVSGPCAMLASGKKGEIIAEKIKYDGITISIFQEETRKDG; this is encoded by the coding sequence ATGTTTAAAGATAAAATTGGAATTATTACTGTCACTAAAAAAGGCGTTGAATTAGCAAAAAAAATAAAAAATCTTTATTTAGAAACTTTTAATAAAGAAATTGAAGTTTTTACATTAGAAAAATATTCTGATGAAGAAACAAAAATAATAAAACTTTCTATTAAGGATACTTTAAAAGATATTTTTCAAAAATATTTTGGTTTTATTTTTATAACAGCCACAGGAATAGCTGTAAGAAGTATAGCACCTTTTATTAACTCTAAAGACTCTGACCCTTGTGTATTAGTAGTAGATGAAAATGGAGATTTTGTAATTCCTATTCTTTCAGGACATTTAGGTGGAGGAAATAATTTAACAAAAGAGATAAGTTCTATGCTAAATTCAATCCCTGTTTTGACAACATCTTCAGATATTTCAGGAAAAATTGCTGTTGATACAATCGCCATGAAAATAAATGGAAAATTAGAATCTTTAGAGAGTGCTAAAAAAGTTACAAGTCTTATAGTAGCTGGAGAAAAAATTGAAATAAAAGTTCCAGAAAATATTTCAAATGAAAATCCAAAAGGAGTAATTATTATTTCAAATCAAAAAAATATTGAAATAACTCAAATTTTTCCAAAAAATATATCTATTGGAATAGGCTGTAAGAGAGGAACACCTAAAGATAAAATAATTTTTGCAATAAAAAACTCTTTGGAAAAATATAATATTTCAGAAAAATCTTTAAAGGTTTTAGGAACTATTGATATAAAAAAAGATGAAATTGGAATAATAGAAACTTCTAAATACTTTAATATTGACTTAAAAATTATTTCTAAAGATGAAATAAAAAAGGTAGAAAATAAATTTAAAAAATCAGAGTTTGTGGAAAAAACTTTAGGGATAGGTTCTGTATCAGGCCCTTGTGCTATGCTAGCTTCTGGAAAAAAAGGAGAAATTATAGCAGAAAAAATAAAATATGATGGAATTACTATATCAATATTTCAGGAGGAAACAAGAAAAGATGGGTAA
- the cbiT gene encoding precorrin-6Y C5,15-methyltransferase (decarboxylating) subunit CbiT translates to MHIKDNEFIRGNVPMTKDEVRAISISKLELLEDSILVDIGAGTGSVGIEASTYLKNGFVYGIEKNIEAIELIKKNLEKFNIKNYRLIYGLAPNDLNFLEENSFDRIFIGGSSNNMKNILDFFIKKSKKNSRFVINLITLENLGKTLDLLKEKKLSDIEIVNVNISRNKKIGNYNMMIGENPIYIISGRKE, encoded by the coding sequence ATGCATATAAAAGATAATGAGTTTATAAGAGGAAATGTCCCTATGACAAAAGATGAGGTTCGTGCTATTTCTATATCTAAATTAGAACTTCTTGAAGATTCTATATTAGTAGATATTGGAGCTGGTACAGGAAGTGTTGGGATTGAAGCTTCTACCTACTTAAAAAATGGTTTTGTTTATGGGATAGAAAAAAATATAGAGGCTATTGAACTTATAAAAAAGAATTTAGAAAAATTTAATATAAAAAATTATAGATTAATTTATGGTCTAGCTCCAAATGATTTAAATTTTTTAGAAGAAAATTCCTTTGATAGAATTTTTATTGGTGGAAGTTCTAATAATATGAAAAATATTTTAGATTTTTTTATAAAAAAATCTAAAAAAAATAGTAGATTTGTAATAAATTTAATTACTCTTGAAAATTTAGGAAAAACTTTAGATTTATTAAAAGAAAAAAAATTATCAGATATAGAAATTGTAAATGTAAATATATCAAGAAATAAAAAAATAGGAAATTATAATATGATGATTGGAGAAAATCCAATATATATAATAAGTGGAAGAAAGGAATAA
- the cbiE gene encoding precorrin-6y C5,15-methyltransferase (decarboxylating) subunit CbiE, whose protein sequence is MINVIGLGVGHLDYFSEAGKKLLKTSEIVIGGKRQLEDIEILLNNNIEKYYLSKLDEMKMYINKNINKEISIIVSGDTGYYSLLSFIKKNFSENLIRVIPGLSSFQYLFGKLCDTWEEYSFCSLHGRESDIIEILKNSKRGVILLTDKKNNPYIIGKKLLENKIENIEIIVGENLSYDDEKISRFFLSDIEKYNREFSINVMVIKKCI, encoded by the coding sequence ATGATAAATGTTATTGGATTAGGAGTTGGTCATCTAGATTATTTTTCAGAAGCTGGAAAAAAACTCTTAAAAACTTCTGAAATTGTAATAGGTGGCAAAAGACAATTAGAAGATATAGAAATTCTTTTAAATAATAATATTGAAAAATATTATCTAAGTAAATTAGATGAAATGAAAATGTATATAAACAAAAATATAAACAAAGAGATTTCTATAATAGTTTCTGGAGATACAGGATATTACAGTTTACTTTCTTTTATTAAAAAAAATTTTTCAGAAAATTTAATAAGAGTTATCCCTGGACTTTCCTCTTTTCAATATCTATTTGGAAAACTTTGTGATACTTGGGAAGAGTATTCTTTTTGTAGCTTACATGGAAGAGAGTCAGATATAATAGAAATTTTAAAAAATAGTAAAAGAGGAGTTATTTTACTTACAGATAAAAAAAATAATCCATATATAATTGGAAAAAAATTATTAGAAAATAAAATAGAAAATATTGAAATTATTGTTGGAGAAAATTTATCTTATGATGATGAAAAAATAAGTAGATTTTTTCTTAGTGATATAGAAAAATATAATAGAGAATTTTCTATAAATGTAATGGTGATAAAAAAATGCATATAA
- a CDS encoding precorrin-8X methylmutase — translation MEYIKEPQSIEKRSFEIITEELGEKINNFTEEELPIVKRIIHTTADFQYADIIKFLNNPITSGKTAIKNGCKIYCDTNMILNGLNKNILKKFNCEAYTLISDEDVAKESKERGITRSIIGIEKASKDKNTKIFLIGNAPTALYRLKELIETKEIEKPYLVVGAPVGFVGAKESKEVFKSLDIPYITINGRKGGSTVTVAILHGILYQLYKREGF, via the coding sequence ATGGAATATATAAAAGAACCTCAATCAATAGAAAAAAGAAGTTTTGAAATTATAACAGAAGAACTTGGAGAAAAAATAAATAATTTTACAGAGGAAGAATTACCTATTGTAAAAAGAATTATTCATACAACAGCTGATTTTCAGTATGCTGATATTATAAAATTTCTTAATAATCCAATAACAAGTGGAAAAACTGCTATAAAAAATGGTTGTAAAATTTATTGTGATACTAATATGATATTGAATGGACTTAATAAAAATATTTTAAAAAAATTTAATTGTGAAGCCTATACATTAATATCTGATGAGGATGTTGCAAAAGAAAGTAAAGAGAGAGGAATTACAAGGTCTATAATAGGTATTGAAAAAGCTAGTAAAGATAAAAATACTAAAATTTTTCTTATAGGTAATGCTCCTACAGCTCTTTATAGATTAAAAGAATTAATTGAAACAAAAGAAATTGAAAAACCATACTTAGTTGTTGGAGCTCCTGTTGGTTTTGTAGGAGCTAAAGAATCTAAGGAAGTTTTTAAAAGTTTAGATATTCCATATATTACAATAAATGGAAGAAAGGGAGGAAGTACAGTAACTGTAGCTATATTACATGGAATTTTATATCAGTTATATAAAAGAGAGGGATTTTAG
- the cobM gene encoding precorrin-4 C(11)-methyltransferase translates to MEKVYFIGAGPGDPELITVKGQRIIKEADIIIYAGSLVPREVIDCHKDEALIYNSATMTLEEVMDITIKGIKSGKKVARVHTGDPSIFGAHREQMDILDENNIEYEVIPGVSSFLAAAASLKKEYTLPDVSQTVICTRLSGRTKVPERESLESLASHQASMAIFLSVQMIDEVVKKLSVYYPEDTPIAVVQRASWKDEKKVIGTLKNISELVKKENINKTAQILVGNFLGNNYSKSKLYDKTFTHEYRKGKENV, encoded by the coding sequence ATGGAAAAAGTTTATTTCATAGGAGCTGGACCTGGAGACCCTGAACTTATAACTGTTAAAGGACAAAGAATTATAAAGGAAGCTGACATAATTATATATGCTGGTTCTTTAGTTCCAAGAGAAGTTATAGATTGCCATAAAGATGAAGCTTTGATTTACAATTCTGCTACAATGACTTTAGAAGAAGTTATGGATATAACAATAAAAGGGATTAAATCTGGAAAGAAAGTAGCTAGAGTTCACACAGGAGACCCAAGTATTTTTGGAGCTCATAGAGAACAAATGGATATTTTAGATGAAAATAATATAGAATATGAAGTTATTCCCGGAGTAAGTTCTTTTTTAGCAGCTGCTGCTTCTTTAAAAAAAGAATATACTTTACCAGATGTAAGCCAAACTGTTATATGTACAAGACTTTCTGGAAGAACTAAAGTTCCAGAAAGAGAATCTTTAGAAAGTCTAGCTTCTCATCAAGCATCTATGGCAATATTTTTATCAGTTCAAATGATAGATGAAGTTGTTAAAAAACTTTCTGTTTATTATCCAGAAGATACTCCAATAGCTGTTGTTCAAAGAGCTAGTTGGAAAGATGAAAAAAAAGTTATAGGAACTTTAAAAAATATATCTGAATTAGTAAAAAAAGAAAATATTAATAAGACTGCTCAAATTCTTGTTGGGAATTTTTTAGGAAATAATTATTCAAAATCAAAATTATATGATAAAACCTTTACTCATGAATATAGAAAAGGAAAAGAAAATGTTTAA